CACTTTTTAACTTTGCTGCCAAATTCCTTGAACATTACCTCTGAATACGTAACAAAGGCATCAATGGTTTCACGATTATCCCAGCCACCTTTATCTTGTAAAGCCTGTGGTAGGTCCCAGTGATATAACGTAACCATCGGTTCAATTCCGTTTTCAAGAAGTGAATCCACTAGTCTATGATAGTAATTTAAACCTTCTTGGTTTACTTCACCTGTACCAGTTGGAAAAATTCTTGGCCATGCTACTGAGAAACGATAGAAATCAATACCAAGATCTTTCATAATCGCAACATCTTCTTCATAGCGGTGGTAGCTATCGCAAGCGATCTCTCCACTATCACCATTTAGAACTCTTCCAGGTGTTGCACTGAATGTATCCCATATTGAAGGTCCTCTTCCACCTTCATTTGTAGCTCCTTCAATTTGATAAGAAGCAGTTGCTGTTCCCCATTTCATATTTTCAGGAAATTGTATGATTGCCATTTTGTAATACCTCCTCTAGTAGTACATACATCTTTATACATTATGCTTTCATTTCATCTAATTTTTTGATCAGCTTATGAAACGTACCGTACATACTAAACGCCAGTAAGCTTCCTCCTATTAATAAAAAGAAAGGAAAATAATAAGTAATGACGAGCGTTAATAAAATCATTCCTATAAAAAGTACCGTAAAGTTCATATGACTGATTGATAAGAACAGAGAATTCTTTAATGTATGGAATATTGATAATTCATAATGGACAAGTACAAAAAACACATATAACGTCGTAAAGGCAACAATGATGCCAAAAAAGAACAATAATGCTACAAGTAAGCTTCTACCGGTGAATTCATTTTGAAAGATTATATAGATGTCCAGATACAAAATTACGACCGCGATAATCCAAAACAAACCGATCACAAAGCTTTTCTTGAAATTCTCTTTGAATAGCTGAAAAAAAACATGGAAGATTCCAACATCGAATCCTTCTCTTATCCATTTTCTAACTGTGCCAAACATTGCTGTGGTAGCTGGAAAGGCCGTTATGACTGGTAGACATAACAAGGCCCACATCACATTTAGTAAAAAGAAATAGCTGAAAACAGTCAGGATTTGATTAAAGGTATTCTTATGTTGTTCCATGTTGTCACCACTTTCTTAAGTTCATTACTTATTATAGCTTCACTTATCTTCCCTCTTAATAGGTGAAGCTATTTACATATTAATTACTTAACCGCACCTTCAGTTAAACTTGCGATAAACATTCTGTTTAATAACAAGAAGATGATAATTAATGGAACAGTTGCCCAGAATGTTCCTGAAAGAATCATTCCATTATCACGTACATAGTTATCAATTAATCCTCGAAGTGCAACCTGGATTGTATGAGTTTCTTTTTCACGTAAGACTATTAATGGCCATAAGAAGTCATTCCACACGTACATGAACTTGATAATAGCAAGTGTTGCAAACGCTGGAATAATAACTGGTACAGCAATATTCCAATAAACACGGAAGATTGAACATCCATCAATCTTAGCAGCATCTACTAACTCGTCCGGAACATTACTACTAATATACTGTCTCATCCAGAAGATTCCGAATGCATCGATTAAGCCTGGAACAATAATAGCTTTCAGATCATTTAACCAGTCTAGTTTCGTAATGATAATATATTGTGGAACTAATCCAAGCTGTGGTGGAATCATCATTGTTACTAGAATGAAAATAAATAAGAAGTTTTTCCCCTTAAAGTTTAACTTTGCAAACGCAAATCCCGCTAAAGAACAAAGGAATAATACTCCAATTGTAATAATCGATGATACTAAAAAGGAGTTCCACATTGCTCCAAAGAAATCAATCGTATTTAGCACGTTTGTAAAGTTAGTCACTAACGCATCACCAGGAAGAATTGCTGGTGGAATTCGATTGATAACCTCATTTGAATTGGTTGCCATTACGAACATCCAATAAAAAGGAAATATGGATAGGACAGTAGCAATGCCAAGGATAAAATATAAAAATACTTTTGAAAAGACAACTTGTTTTGAATAACTACCTTTACTCATGCCAAAGCCTCCCTTATCTTCCTAAACGATTCGCAACGAAAACGTTGATCGTAGAAATGATGATAATAATTAAGAATAGAATGATCGCTGCTGCTGATGCAGTACCGAATGCCATATTTGTAAATGCTTCACGATATAGATATAGTACGACTGTTAATCCTTCTTCACGGTATGTTCTTCCTACTAGGATTAACGGCTCTGTAAATAACTGCAGGGCACCAATAGTTGAAGTAAATACAGTTAGGATAATTATCGGACGTAGTAATGGAATGGTAATGTACTGAATCTTTTGTCTTGTAGATGCTCCATCAATCGTTGCTGCTTCATATAATTCATTTGGAATTGCTTGAAGACCAGCTAGATAAATGATTGTGTTATATCCAATCCATCTCCAGAAAACCATTGCGGAAATAGCGATTTTCACTCCCCACTCACTTGTTGTCCAAGCGTGAGGCTCAAAGCCAAACCATCCAATAATAATATTGATCAATCCATATGGTTGATCATTAAACATGATCCCAAATACGATGGCTACTGCTACTGTTGAGGTAACATAAGGCATAAAGATGGAAACACGGAATAAGCCCTTAAACTTAATAATTGCCGAATTCAAGGTATATGCCAAGATAATCCCGATAATTAACTGCGGTAAAGTACCCATTACCCACATAATCATCGTGTTGGATAGCGATTTCCAGAAAAGTGGGTCTTCTAGGATCAACCGGAAGTTATTTAATCCTACAAACTCCATTTCTCCAAATCCATTCCATTTTTGAAAGCCTAAGTAAAAACTAAATAATATTGGGAATACACCGAAGATAGCAAATAATATAAAGAACGGTGATATATACAAGTAACCAGAAAGTGCTTCTTTTGCACTTTCACTTAAGGATGACTTCTTCTGATTCATTGCTTGTGGTGCTGTTTTATTTTCAGCCATGGTTTTTCTCCTTCCATAGAGTACAAGCGGCCTATGAGAATTTCACCATAGACCGCTTGACCATTCATCCTTATTGTCTTCCTAATTGTTGCTCGATACGCTCTACTGCTGCATCCCACTCATCTTGTGGATCTGCATCAGCAGTTGCAACGTTCGTAAGGGCAGTAACTAACTCAGTGTTAACGATCGCATAGTTTTTACCCATATAAACAGGCTTTACACTCTTAGCAGCTTCTGCAAAGATTTTAGCAGTTGGTTGACCGCTGAAGTACTCATCAGTTTGAGCTAAGAAATCTTCATTTTCATATACATCTGGTGTTGAAGGGAATAATCCCATTTCTAAGAATGAACCTAATTGACTTTCTGGTGAAGTTAACCAAGAGATAAAGTCAAATGCTGCTTGTGGATGCTCAGACTCAGCAGGGATTGTTAGGTAAGAACCTCCCCAGTTTCCAGCTCCTTCAGGAATAGAAGTTAATGACCATTTTCCACCAGCGTCTGGAGCATTACCTTTAACTACACCAAGCATCCAAGCAGGTGCACCTGGCATTGTTGCATAAGAACCATCAGCCATTGCACTACCCCACTCAGGAGTCCAAAGACCGTTTTGACCAATTAAACCTTCTTGAATCATCTTAGTCGTATAGTCGTAAGCTTCTTTTACAGTGTCTTCGATGATTAGCTCATCTTTTTCATTAAAGTACTGTTGATCTTGTTGGTCACGAATTGCGTTAAATACTAACTCAGGAGCATCTGCAATTGGCTTACCAGTTTTTTCTTTAATTGTCTTTGCTACAGCATAGTAATCTTCCCAAGTGCTAAGTTCACCAGCAAGTGCTTCTGGATCAGTTGGAAGACCAGCAGCTTCAATTACATCTTTACGGAAGAACATTGCAGTAGGACCAATATCAGTTGGAAGACCAATTTGGAAATCTCCATCTACGTTTTGCGCAGCTTGCCATTTCCAGTCAAGGAAGTTTCCAGCAACTTCTTCTGCACCATATTCATTTAAGTTATAGAAACGATCTTGTGCTTCTTTAAACTTTTCAATTTGGCTTACTTCGATCATCGCGATATCTGGAGCACCGCTACCAGCAGAGATTGAAGTGAAAAGGTTGTTGTGAACGTCGTTCATTTCACCTTCATTTAACTTGATTGTTACATTTGGGTTTTGCTTTTGATACTCATCAATTAATGCTTGGTAACCAGTTGAACCGAATACCCAGAAATCTAATGTTACTTTTTCGTCTCCACCAGCTTCTTCTTCTTTACCAGCATCTCCACTACAAGCCGCTAATGTAAAAGCCATGATTGCAGTAAGAAAAATTGCTAAAAACTTTTTCATGTAAGTACCCCCTAATAATTGTAATTGACCTAAATACTTTTATTTTTATTTCGGTATATATGAGATCACTTGGTGATCACACATCACCTCCTAAAAATGATTTTCCGAAACCGATTTCTGAAATCGCTTTCTTTTAAACTAAAAAATTTATTTTGCTATATTAATAGACTTTGATGCAACTTTCGACTAGATGATTTCAAGCGAAAGCGTTTTCGTAATTTCATCTTACTCCTTCAAATCCTAAAAATCAATATAAATTTTCC
This region of Bacillus mesophilus genomic DNA includes:
- a CDS encoding YesL family protein; amino-acid sequence: MEQHKNTFNQILTVFSYFFLLNVMWALLCLPVITAFPATTAMFGTVRKWIREGFDVGIFHVFFQLFKENFKKSFVIGLFWIIAVVILYLDIYIIFQNEFTGRSLLVALLFFFGIIVAFTTLYVFFVLVHYELSIFHTLKNSLFLSISHMNFTVLFIGMILLTLVITYYFPFFLLIGGSLLAFSMYGTFHKLIKKLDEMKA
- a CDS encoding carbohydrate ABC transporter permease, yielding MSKGSYSKQVVFSKVFLYFILGIATVLSIFPFYWMFVMATNSNEVINRIPPAILPGDALVTNFTNVLNTIDFFGAMWNSFLVSSIITIGVLFLCSLAGFAFAKLNFKGKNFLFIFILVTMMIPPQLGLVPQYIIITKLDWLNDLKAIIVPGLIDAFGIFWMRQYISSNVPDELVDAAKIDGCSIFRVYWNIAVPVIIPAFATLAIIKFMYVWNDFLWPLIVLREKETHTIQVALRGLIDNYVRDNGMILSGTFWATVPLIIIFLLLNRMFIASLTEGAVK
- a CDS encoding carbohydrate ABC transporter permease, with translation MAENKTAPQAMNQKKSSLSESAKEALSGYLYISPFFILFAIFGVFPILFSFYLGFQKWNGFGEMEFVGLNNFRLILEDPLFWKSLSNTMIMWVMGTLPQLIIGIILAYTLNSAIIKFKGLFRVSIFMPYVTSTVAVAIVFGIMFNDQPYGLINIIIGWFGFEPHAWTTSEWGVKIAISAMVFWRWIGYNTIIYLAGLQAIPNELYEAATIDGASTRQKIQYITIPLLRPIIILTVFTSTIGALQLFTEPLILVGRTYREEGLTVVLYLYREAFTNMAFGTASAAAIILFLIIIIISTINVFVANRLGR
- a CDS encoding ABC transporter substrate-binding protein, with amino-acid sequence MKKFLAIFLTAIMAFTLAACSGDAGKEEEAGGDEKVTLDFWVFGSTGYQALIDEYQKQNPNVTIKLNEGEMNDVHNNLFTSISAGSGAPDIAMIEVSQIEKFKEAQDRFYNLNEYGAEEVAGNFLDWKWQAAQNVDGDFQIGLPTDIGPTAMFFRKDVIEAAGLPTDPEALAGELSTWEDYYAVAKTIKEKTGKPIADAPELVFNAIRDQQDQQYFNEKDELIIEDTVKEAYDYTTKMIQEGLIGQNGLWTPEWGSAMADGSYATMPGAPAWMLGVVKGNAPDAGGKWSLTSIPEGAGNWGGSYLTIPAESEHPQAAFDFISWLTSPESQLGSFLEMGLFPSTPDVYENEDFLAQTDEYFSGQPTAKIFAEAAKSVKPVYMGKNYAIVNTELVTALTNVATADADPQDEWDAAVERIEQQLGRQ